GTGTCCGATGTGCACGGCCGACTGACGCGAGGCGCGACGCGCGATGCACGCATGATCCGGCAGCAGGGACCGGCCCGTACGGCTCACCGGACCGCGGCCTCACAGAATTCACCGTCCCAGCCTGGCACTCGGCCCGTATCGCCACTACGGTGCTCGCCGTGATCGCCTTCTGGGGGCGGCCCCGACCAGGCCGCCCGGTTTACGCACTCGGCCCGCGCTTGCCCGCAATCGCCCTCCTCGGACCGGCGGTCCGTCTCCGGTATGTACTGTGGGGTCTGTTCCTGATCGCCGCCGCCGCGCCCAACGGCTTGGTACGGCCGCGTCGCGCCGCAGCTGTGGCAAGTGTGCCGGCGCCCGCCGTACCACCGAGCCGCTCCGCCACACCGGACCGGCCAACGGTGTTGCCCACAGTCGGCGGCGCGGCAGCCGTACTCGTGCTGTGGTGCGCCCAGCGGTCCACCGCCCGGGGTTCCTCGGGACTGTGCCGCCGTACCGAACTGCTGGGGAGCCCCGCATGAGACCGCCGTCCACCACTCTGGGCAGGGTCTCCACAGCACTCGCCCTCACCGCAGCCGTCACCGCTTTCCTGATCTTCGTACCGCTGCATCGCCACTGGTTCGATCTCAAGGTCTACTACGGCACCATCGGCTACTGGGGAGACGGCGGCCGGATCTACGACTACCTCAAGCCGGGCACGCACTACGGCTTCACCTACCCGCCCTTCGCGGCGCTCGTCATGCTGCCGATGATGGTGGTCGACTGGTACAGCGCCATAGCCATCAGCCAGTCGCTGAACCTCGTGGCGGGGGCGGTCATCCTCTGTGTCTGCGCCGACGCCACCATCCGCCGCGAGCGCTGGACCAGATGGTTCGCGTACGCCGTGCTGGCCTGCCTCCTCGCCTGGATGGAGCCGGTGCGTGACACGGCGAGCTTCGGCCAGGTGAACCTGCTGCTACTGGCCCTGGTCCTCACCGACGCCTGGTTGCTGACCTCGCCCACCGCGCGGGCGCGCGGGCTGCACCGGCTGGCCGGCCTCGGGATCGGGCTCGCGGCGGCGATCAAGCTCACCCCGGCGATCTTCATCGTCTATCTGCTGGTCACCCGGCGACTGCGGGCGGCCGGTACGGCGATCGCCGTAGCGGGCGGCGCGACCGTGCTCGCGGCCTGGGCGGACCGGGAGGCGTCACGGACGTTCTGGACAGAGGCGATGTGGAACACCGACCGCGTCGGTTCACTCGCCTTCGTGTCGAACCAGTCCTGGCAGGGCATGCTGGCCCGCCTCACCGAGCCGTTCGCCGAACCCAGCAAGGCCGTCTGGGCCATCGGTGTCGTGCTGCTGCTCTCCCTCTGGGTCTGGCGTGCCCGGCGCGCCGTCGCGACCGGGGACGAACTGGCCGGTTTCGCCCTCACGGGCATCACCGCCTGCCTGGTGAGTCCGGTCACCTGGGTGCACCACCTCGTGTGGCTGATCCCCGCCATCGCGGTACTCGCGGACACGGGGCTGCGCTCGCCCCGCGGCGGCGAACGGCGCAAGCGGCTCCTGCTCGCCGCCGCCGCCAGCTATGCGCTGCTGTGCAGCAGCGTCGTCTGGATGTGGCGGTACAACCAGGGCGGCGTCCCGGGGATC
This DNA window, taken from Streptomyces sp. SCSIO 30461, encodes the following:
- a CDS encoding glycosyltransferase family 87 protein, which translates into the protein MRPPSTTLGRVSTALALTAAVTAFLIFVPLHRHWFDLKVYYGTIGYWGDGGRIYDYLKPGTHYGFTYPPFAALVMLPMMVVDWYSAIAISQSLNLVAGAVILCVCADATIRRERWTRWFAYAVLACLLAWMEPVRDTASFGQVNLLLLALVLTDAWLLTSPTARARGLHRLAGLGIGLAAAIKLTPAIFIVYLLVTRRLRAAGTAIAVAGGATVLAAWADREASRTFWTEAMWNTDRVGSLAFVSNQSWQGMLARLTEPFAEPSKAVWAIGVVLLLSLWVWRARRAVATGDELAGFALTGITACLVSPVTWVHHLVWLIPAIAVLADTGLRSPRGGERRKRLLLAAAASYALLCSSVVWMWRYNQGGVPGIIGSNAYVWISLALLLLLPFRPAREGHEIESPRSSDHMAPSATMGVCAHDTESPLPSRPSAQPGSPTPPESKHAPSGSGV